A DNA window from Leopardus geoffroyi isolate Oge1 chromosome A1, O.geoffroyi_Oge1_pat1.0, whole genome shotgun sequence contains the following coding sequences:
- the LOC123577698 gene encoding olfactory receptor 2C3, translating into MMGIANASSPEVFVLLGFSARPSLEPILFIIALGFYVVSILDNGIIILVSCMDVHLHTPMYFFLANLSFLDISFTTSIVPQLLVNLWGPQKTISSVGCMVQFYISHWLGATECVLLAVMSYDRYAAICRPLHYTVIMHPQLCLSLAFASWLGGLTTSIVGSTLTMLLPLCGNNRIDHFFCEMPLIMQLACVDTSLNEVEMYVASFIFVVLPLGLILVSYGHIAWAVMKIRSAKGRRKAFNTCSSHVAVVTLFYGSIIFMYLQPAKSNSHEKGKFIALFYTVVTPMLNPLIYTLRNKDVKKALKHIASENCCGFAGSLGHIRDVSNL; encoded by the coding sequence ATGATGGGAATAGCCAATGCAAGTTCTCCAGAAGTCTTTGTACTCCTGGGCTTCTCTGCACGACCCTCACTGGAACCTATCCTCTTCATCATTGCCTTAGGGTTTTATGTGGTGTCTATCTTGGACAATGGCATCATCATTCTGGTTTCCTGCATGGATGTGCACCTCCACACTCCTATgtatttcttccttgccaatctcTCCTTCCTGGACATTAGCTTTACCACAAGCATTGTCCCACAACTTCTGGTCAACCTCTGGGGACCACAGAAAACCATAAGCTCTGTAGGTTGTATGGTCCAGTTCTACATCTCTCACTGGCTGGGGGCCACTGAATGTGTCCTCCTGGCAGTCATGTCCTATGATCGCTATGCCGCCATTTGTAGGCCACTACATTATACTGTCATCATGCATCCACAGCTTTGTCTCAGCTTGGCCTTTGCTTCCTGGCTTGGGGGTCTGACTACAAGCAtagtgggctccacactcactATGCTTCTGCCACTGTGTGGAAACAATCGCATTGACCACTTCTTCTGTGAGATGCCCCTCATTATGCAACTGGCTTGTGTGGATACCAGCCTCAATGAGGTGGAGATGTATGTGGCCAGCTTTATCTTTGTTGTCTTGCCTCTGGGTCTCATCCTGGTTTCGTATGGCCACATTGCCTGGGCTGTAATGAAGATCAGGTCAGCAAAAGGACGGAGAAAGGCCTTCAACACCTGCTCTTCCCATGTGGCAGTTGTGACTCTATTTTATGGGAGCATCATCTTTATGTATCTCCAGCCAGCCAAGAGTAACTCTCATGAAAAGGGTAAGTTCATAGCCCTCTTCTATACTGTTGTCACCCCGATGCTGAACCCCCTGATTTACACACTCAGGAACAAAGATGTGAAGAAGGCTCTCAAGCACATTGCATCAGAGAATTGCTGTGGCTTTGCAGGATCATTGGGGCATATTAGAGATGTGAGTAACTTGtga